From the Leisingera thetidis genome, the window GCAGGATCTGGCTTTCCTGCCAGTCGCCGGAGCCATAGCGGATGTCGATATCCAGCGCTTCCTCGTCAAAGCGGCTGGCCCAGACCGTGGTGGACAGCTGCACGAAGATATCCGGGTGCTCGGCCTGAAACCGGGCGAGCTGCGGCGCGATCACCAGCGCGGCGCAGGAGATCGTTGCCCGCAGCCGCACCACCCGCTTGCGTTTCCTGCTGAATAGGCCGGTGGTGGCACGCTGCATGTCGTCAAAGGATTTGCGGATCGGCTGCGCATAGGCCTGGCCGGTGTCGGTCAGCGCCACACCGCGGGGCAGGCGGGTGAACAGCTGGGTGTTCAGGTGTTTTTCCAGCAGCCGGATCTGCTGGCTGATGGCGGCCGGAGTCAGGCCCAGTTCCTCTGCCGCGGCAGAGAAGCTGCTGAGCCGCGCGGCGGCCTCAAAGGCCTTCAGCCAGGTGACGTGGGGCAGATCGGTCATGGATACCTTTAAGCAGAGTTTGGTCTTAGGGGCAAAACACATTGTTTGATTTACGCCAAAGGCGCTGTGCAAGGTTGCGGAAGATCGAAGGACTCGCAGGGCGATGGCGCAAACATTTGATTTCATTATCGTCGGGGCCGGTTCAGCGGGCTGTGTGCTGGCTGACAAGCTGACGCAGAACGGGCGTTACAAGGTGCTGCTGATCGAGGCCGGCGGCACCGACCGGCGGTTCTGGATCAGGATTCCGGTGGGATATGGCTTCACCTTCTCGGATCCGGCGGTCAATTGGCGCTACTCGGCGGCGCCGGATCCGGGGCTGAACGGGCGCGAGGCTTACTGGCCGCGGGGCAAGGTTCTGGGCGGGTCGAGTTCGATCAACGCGATGGCCTATGTGCGCGGGCTGCCGCATGATTTCGAGGATTGGGTGGCCGCCGGCGCCGCCGGCTGGGGCTGGGACAGCGTGCGGCGCAGCTACGAGGCGCTGGAAACCAACGATGAGTGGCAGGGCGGCAACCGCCGCCTGCGCGGCAGCGGCCCGGTGCGGGTCACGGATCTGAGCGAGCGGATGCATCCCTTTGCCAGGAATTTCCTGGCGGCGGCGCAGGACATGGGCTGGCCGGTCCTTGAGGACATGAACGCAGCCGCCGATGCCGGAGCCAATACGCTGCCGGGCGAGGGCATGGGCTATGTCCGCAGCACGGTGAAGGACGGGCGGCGGTGGTCCTCGGCGGATGCGTTCCTGCGGCCCGCGATGACGCGCGGCAATCTGACCGTTGTCAGCGGTGCGCTGGTGGAAAAGGTGCTGACCTCCGGCGGGCGCGCCACCGGCGTGGCCTACCGGACGAAGGGGCTGCCGGAACTGGCGCTGGCGGCGCGCGAGGTGATCCTGAGCGCGGGTGCGGTGAACACGCCGCAGCTGCTGCAATTGTCCGGGATCGGTCCGGCGGCGCTGCTGCGGCGCCACGGCATTGCGGTGAAGCATGACCTGCCGCAGGTCGGGCAGGGGCTGCAGGACCATCTGGCGGTGTCGCATTTCTTCTGGGCAAATACGGCGACGCTGAACGACCGGCTGGGCAGCCTCGCCGGGCAGATGCGGGCCGGGCTGCAGTATGTGCTGACCCGCCGCGGCCCCTTGAGCGTGCCTGTCAACCAATGCAGCGGCTTTGTCCGCACCCAGGGCGCCGCGCTGCCGGACGTGCAGGTCTATTGCAACCCGGCGTCCTATTCCACGCGCCCCTCGGGCAAGCCGCAGATTGACCGGGACAACGGCTTCCTCTTGTGCGTGCAGCCGAGCCGGCCGACCAGCCGGGGGCAGATCGCCATCCAATCCGCCGACCCGGTGCAGGCACCGCTGATCGCGCCGAATTCGCTGGCGACGGAGGAGGACAAGGCCACCGCGGTGCGGGCCGGCCGCCTTCTGCAGGCGCTGGCGTCCACACCTGCCATCACAAGCGTCACACGCGAACGCCGGGCGCCGGATATCATCGGGATGGACGACGAAGCACTGCTGGAGAACTTCCGCACCCGCGCCGGAACCGTGTTCCATGCCTCCTGCACCTGCCGGATGGGCCATGACGCGGCGGACTCGGTGCTGGATGCGCGGCTTCGGGTGCATGGGGTGGCGGGCCTGCGGGTGATCGACGCCTCGTCCTTTCCGAATGTGACCTCGGGCAACACCAATGCACCCACCATGATGCTGGCGGCACGCGGCGCGGAGCTGGTTCTGGAAGACAATGAAAACAGGCCCTTGGCGGCTGAATGACAGGGAAACAGCGGATGAAACTCGACAAGATCGAAACCTTTGTGTTCGGCAATCCGCCGCCGCGCCACGGCGGCCGCTACTTCATCTTTGTGCGCCTCACCACCGTCTGCGGCATCAGCGGGGTCGGGGAGATCTATAACGCGACCTTCGGCCCGGACTTGTGCTGCGCGATGGCTCAGGAGATGTTTGCCCGCCAGTTTGCGGGCTGCGATCCGCATCATATCGAAAAACTGTGGCGCAAATCCTATGGCGCCGGCTACACGCTGCGGCCCGATGTGACCGTCATGGGAGTGCTCAGCGGTCTGGAGATGGCCTGCTGGGACATCATCGGCAAGGCCGCGGGCAAGCCGGTGTATGAGCTGATGGGCGGCCAGGTGCATGAGCGGCTGCGCAGCTATACCTATCTCTACCCGCCGGAGGGGGATGTGTATCCGGACCCGGACACGCCCAACGTCTACAATGACCCGGACATCGCCGCCGAGGTTGCCCTGCAGCGGGTGGAGCAGGGCTTTACCGCGGTGAAATTCGACCCCGCAGGCCCCTATACGATCTATGACGGGCACCAGCCGCGGATGCAGGACCTGGAGCGCAGCGAGCTGTTCGTCAAACGCATCCGCGAGGCGGTCGGCACCCGCGCCGACCTCTTGTTCGGTACCCACGGCCAGTTCACCGTCTCCGGCGCCAAGCGGATGGCGCGGCGGCTGGAACCCTATGAGCCGTTGTGGTTCGAGGAGCCGGTACCGCCGGAAAACCCCGCCGACATGGCGGAGGTGGCGCGGTTCACCTCGGTGCCGATCTCGACCGGCGAGCGGCTGTGCACCAAACATGAATTCGCGCGCGTGCTGGAGGCCGGCGCGGCCTCGATCCTGCAGATGGATCTGGGGCGGGTCGGGGGCCTCTTGGAGGCCAAGAAGATCGCCAGCATGGCCGAAACCCGGCAGGCCCAGATCGCGCCGCATTTGTACTGCGGGCCGGTGGTGGCGGCGGCGAATATCCAGATTGCGACCTGCAGCCCGAACTTCCTGATTCTGGAATCGATCGGCACCTTTGAGGGTCCGTACATGTCCTGCCTCAAATCCTCGATCAGCTGGGAAGAGGGCTATGTGATCCCCTCCACCGAACCGGGTCTGGGGGTGGAGCTGGACGATGCGGCAATTGCCGCCAGCCCCTATACCGGCACCGAGCTGCATCTGGAGCTGGCGCAGCAGCCGGTGGTGCAGTAGCGGCAGCGTGCCCGCCCCGGCAGCATTCTCCGGGGCGGTTTTTCCTGGGTCAGATCATGCTTAAATAGCTGTGATAGAAGCCCGGGATGCCCCATTCCATTTCCGACAGCGGACCGGGCACGAAGCGGTGCGAGTTTACCCCCTCCTGGTTGTGGCGGATGATCCGCTCGTCATCGAGCGAGGTGACGTGCCACAGCCAGGTCAGCGCCTCCTTGTCGTAATCGCGCCCCTCTTCCGCATTGCCGCGCACATACCAGACAATCTGAATGTCGGTTTCCTGCAGGCCGCGCGGCACAAAACGGTAACCCACCACATGGTCGGCGTAGATCAGGAAATAGCTGAGCGTGCCGATGGTGAGATCGGTGGCACCGCCGTCCATCCCGGTCAGCTGCCCCAGCGCCGGGGCCAGCGGTTTGCCATCCCTGCTGCCGGTCCCGTAGCCGGGAAACAGCGGATAGCGGCGCCAGTAGACATCGGCGCCGGGCGCGGGCGCATTGGCGCCGGTCAGGTCCAGTTCACCGCCGGGCAGGCCGATGGCAGCGGAGCGCGCGCGCAGATCGTCGCCGTATTTCTCCACATCCGCCGGGTCCTTCAGCGAATGGCTGCGGGAAAACTCCTGATGCGACGGTGCGCAGTGGTAGCACTCCAGGTAATTCTCCAGCGCCAGCTTCCAATTGGCGGCGACAGGGTAGGAGGCCTGGTGCGCCAGTTTCAGGTTTTCCAGCTGCAGCGGCGCCGACAGCGGCGCCAGCTGCGCCAGGCTTTCGGCCAGCGGCGGCGGGTTTTCATCGGCGCAGATGAAGATCAGCCCCTGAAAGATCTGCACCTGCACCGGGAACAGCCCGTACTCAGACGGGTCGAAGTCCGGCCCCATGGCGCGGCCGCCGCGCAGGCGCCCGTCCAATCCGAAGGTCCAGGCGTGGTAGGGGCAGGAGAACACCCGCGCTGCGCCCTGCTGTTCCAGGCAGACGCGGGAGCCGCGGTGGCGGCAGACATTCAGATGCGCGCGCACCGCTCCCTCGCGGTCGCGCACCACGATCACCGATTCCGGGCCGTAGTCGAACAGGAAATAGTCGCCGGGCTCCGCAACCTGGCTGACGTGGCCGGCCCAGATCCAGTTGCGGTTCCAAAACGCCTTGATGTCGTGGTCATAGACCGCCTGGGACGTATAGAAATGCCGGTCCAGCGCAAAGCCTTCCTGGTAGCCTTCCATCAGATCGCGCATCACTTGCAGGTCATCTTTGGGCATCATTCGCCTCCCATTCCGTTCAGAGAGATCAGTTCGCGGCGGAACCAGTCCGCGTCCGCCGCCGCCGGGTCGCGTTCGAAGTTGCGCGCCGCCATGTGGCCGGCAAAGACCGCATCGGCAATCAGCCCCGGGGCGGCGGCATCGCCAAGCAGCTCCAGCGTGGTGAAGCGGTCCGCATGATCTGCCTTCAGAGCATCGTAAAGCGCGGTCTCGCGCCGGCGGGCAGTCACCATCAGCAGACTGGCGCAGGCGGCCGCGCGCGGCCGCCCGGTATAGGCACAGGCCAGGGTGGCGCCATCGGCATCCGCGGAGTGCAGCAGATGCAGCGGAATGATCTCCACCCCGGCCTCGATCAGGCTAGCCTGTACCCGGGCCTGTTCCAGCGTCAGCTCGGTAAAGGCCGAGACCACGGCGCCGGGAGTGGCCAGGATGACCTTGCGCCCGGCAGCCGCCAGATGGTGCGCCAGCACACCGCCGATATAGGCTTGGTCATCGTCATAGATCAGCACCGGGCCGTCCGCGGGCGGCAGCTTGCCCGCCATGATGTCGTCCGGGGTGAAGACGGGCAGGCCCTCCAGCGCAAGCGGCGCCCGGTTGGAGCGGCCGCTGCCATCGCGCAGCCAGCGGCTGCCGGTGGCGATGAAGACATTGGGGATTTCCAGGTCCGCCACCTCGGCGGCGTTCATCGGGCTGTCCGTGAACATCTGCACATTGGCGCGCTGCTGCAGCTGCCAAAGCCGGTTGTCGGCGACCCGTTTCCAGGCGGCCAGCCCGGACAGGCGGGACTCGCGCAGGGCGCGGCCGCCGAATTCAGGCGCGGCCTCGGCCAGGGTCACGTCATAGCCGCGGTTGGAGAGCTGCAGCGCGCATTCCAGGCCCGCCGGGCCGGAACCGACCACCAAGGCACTGGTTTCCTTACCCTTGGGCGCGATCTTCTCCGGATGCCAGCCGCGGCGCCATTCCTCGCCCATGGTCGGGTTCTGGGTGCAGCGGATCGGCACGCCGAGATTGTCAGCTGACACGCAGATGTTGCAGCCGATGCATTCGCGGATCTCCTCGATGCGGCCGGCCTCGATTTTCCTGGGCAGGAACGGGTCGGCGATGGAGGGGCGGGCGGCGCCGATCAGGTCCAGCACGCCCTTGCTGACCAGCGAAGCCATCAGGTCCGGCGAGGTGAAGCGCCCGACCCCGACCACCGGTTTCGATGTCACCTGCTTGACGAAATCGATGTACGGAACCTGAAAACCGTCCTGCGGCTGGAAGCGGGTGGTCTGGCTGTCGTTGCTCCAGTCCGAGACGTTCACGTCCCATAGGTCCGGCAGTTCGGCCAGCATCTCGACCACCGCCCGGCCTTCCTCATGCGCCTGCATGCCGTCCGCGCCCATCATTTGGTCGACCGCAAAGCGGAAGGCGACGGCGCAATGCCCGTCGAGCTCCTCGCGGGTTTCCTCCAACAGTTCACGGGTCAGGCGGACGCGGTTTTCCAGAGAGCCGCCGTATTCGTCGCTGCGGCTGTTGAACTGCGGCAGCAGGAAGTGCTGCGCCAGGGTCATCTGGTGGCCGGCGTAGACATAGACGATGTCAAAGCCGGCCTCCTTGGCGCGGCGGGCGGCGGCGCGGTGCCAGCGGCGCAGGTTGCGGATGTCCTGCTTGTCCATGGCGCGGGCCTGTTTCGGAAACACCGTGTCGATCGGCCCGTCCGAGGGCGCCAGCACCGGCGCCCGGGTCAGGTGGTTGGTGGCATGGTGGCCGTTGTGGGCCACCTGGATCGCGGCCAGCGCACCGTGGTCATTCACCTGCTGCGTCATCAGCCGCAGGGCGGGAATGTCGTGTTCGTCCCACAGGCGGTTTTCCGCATAAGGCCCCAGGTCGGAGGTCGGGTGGATTTCGGTCTCCTGGGTCGAAACCACGGCCCAGCCGCCTTCGGCCTTCATGCCGCGCATCGCGGCTTCGGCCTGCGGACGCACATGGCCCATGCCGTTGCAATGGGGCACCTGGTAAAACCGGTTGCGGGCGGTGACGGGACCGATCTTCACCGGTTCAAACAGAATGGAATACCCATTTGCGCCTGGCATGTTGGCACATCCTTTCATTCAGTGATTGTCGGTTGGCGGGGCGCGGGGCGTGGCGCGGGGCGGATCAGAAGCCGGCCTTGATGCGTTCGAACTCCTTGAGCATCCGGCCCTCGAGCTCCGGGGTCACCGCGTCGAAGAACAGGCTGTCCTCGAAGAAGCTGTTCACATCGCCAAAGCCGTAGGTCTGGATCAGCTCGGGGTCGGCAGAGGCGAAGGCGTCGGCATTGGCGTGGGCATAGCCCCAGTTCTCGATGATGTATTTGCCGCTTCCTTCCGCGCTCAGCGCGTTCAGCATGTCATAGACCTGCTCGTCGCTCCGGGTCGAGGACTGCAGATGCACATAGCCGCAGACCCAGGTGGCGATGCCCTTGCCGACGTCGCGCATCATCCGGGCCGGGGTTTCGTTCCAGATCAGGTTCAGCTCCGACTGGTTCCAGCCCCAGCCCATGGTG encodes:
- a CDS encoding aromatic ring-hydroxylating oxygenase subunit alpha translates to MPKDDLQVMRDLMEGYQEGFALDRHFYTSQAVYDHDIKAFWNRNWIWAGHVSQVAEPGDYFLFDYGPESVIVVRDREGAVRAHLNVCRHRGSRVCLEQQGAARVFSCPYHAWTFGLDGRLRGGRAMGPDFDPSEYGLFPVQVQIFQGLIFICADENPPPLAESLAQLAPLSAPLQLENLKLAHQASYPVAANWKLALENYLECYHCAPSHQEFSRSHSLKDPADVEKYGDDLRARSAAIGLPGGELDLTGANAPAPGADVYWRRYPLFPGYGTGSRDGKPLAPALGQLTGMDGGATDLTIGTLSYFLIYADHVVGYRFVPRGLQETDIQIVWYVRGNAEEGRDYDKEALTWLWHVTSLDDERIIRHNQEGVNSHRFVPGPLSEMEWGIPGFYHSYLSMI
- a CDS encoding FAD-dependent oxidoreductase, whose translation is MPGANGYSILFEPVKIGPVTARNRFYQVPHCNGMGHVRPQAEAAMRGMKAEGGWAVVSTQETEIHPTSDLGPYAENRLWDEHDIPALRLMTQQVNDHGALAAIQVAHNGHHATNHLTRAPVLAPSDGPIDTVFPKQARAMDKQDIRNLRRWHRAAARRAKEAGFDIVYVYAGHQMTLAQHFLLPQFNSRSDEYGGSLENRVRLTRELLEETREELDGHCAVAFRFAVDQMMGADGMQAHEEGRAVVEMLAELPDLWDVNVSDWSNDSQTTRFQPQDGFQVPYIDFVKQVTSKPVVGVGRFTSPDLMASLVSKGVLDLIGAARPSIADPFLPRKIEAGRIEEIRECIGCNICVSADNLGVPIRCTQNPTMGEEWRRGWHPEKIAPKGKETSALVVGSGPAGLECALQLSNRGYDVTLAEAAPEFGGRALRESRLSGLAAWKRVADNRLWQLQQRANVQMFTDSPMNAAEVADLEIPNVFIATGSRWLRDGSGRSNRAPLALEGLPVFTPDDIMAGKLPPADGPVLIYDDDQAYIGGVLAHHLAAAGRKVILATPGAVVSAFTELTLEQARVQASLIEAGVEIIPLHLLHSADADGATLACAYTGRPRAAACASLLMVTARRRETALYDALKADHADRFTTLELLGDAAAPGLIADAVFAGHMAARNFERDPAAADADWFRRELISLNGMGGE
- a CDS encoding LysR substrate-binding domain-containing protein, with product MTDLPHVTWLKAFEAAARLSSFSAAAEELGLTPAAISQQIRLLEKHLNTQLFTRLPRGVALTDTGQAYAQPIRKSFDDMQRATTGLFSRKRKRVVRLRATISCAALVIAPQLARFQAEHPDIFVQLSTTVWASRFDEEALDIDIRYGSGDWQESQILHLGHESAIPVCSPAYAAALGGNPSFGDLASADVVQIIGSETDWGRLAELHGQTLQVTTDWLKADSSLLALQTVAAGRGVTMVLESFARQYIDQGLVVAPTGYKLPKRRSHYMVINDRAGQREEVAAVSAWLTSLYQALT
- a CDS encoding GMC family oxidoreductase, which encodes MAQTFDFIIVGAGSAGCVLADKLTQNGRYKVLLIEAGGTDRRFWIRIPVGYGFTFSDPAVNWRYSAAPDPGLNGREAYWPRGKVLGGSSSINAMAYVRGLPHDFEDWVAAGAAGWGWDSVRRSYEALETNDEWQGGNRRLRGSGPVRVTDLSERMHPFARNFLAAAQDMGWPVLEDMNAAADAGANTLPGEGMGYVRSTVKDGRRWSSADAFLRPAMTRGNLTVVSGALVEKVLTSGGRATGVAYRTKGLPELALAAREVILSAGAVNTPQLLQLSGIGPAALLRRHGIAVKHDLPQVGQGLQDHLAVSHFFWANTATLNDRLGSLAGQMRAGLQYVLTRRGPLSVPVNQCSGFVRTQGAALPDVQVYCNPASYSTRPSGKPQIDRDNGFLLCVQPSRPTSRGQIAIQSADPVQAPLIAPNSLATEEDKATAVRAGRLLQALASTPAITSVTRERRAPDIIGMDDEALLENFRTRAGTVFHASCTCRMGHDAADSVLDARLRVHGVAGLRVIDASSFPNVTSGNTNAPTMMLAARGAELVLEDNENRPLAAE
- a CDS encoding mandelate racemase/muconate lactonizing enzyme family protein is translated as MKLDKIETFVFGNPPPRHGGRYFIFVRLTTVCGISGVGEIYNATFGPDLCCAMAQEMFARQFAGCDPHHIEKLWRKSYGAGYTLRPDVTVMGVLSGLEMACWDIIGKAAGKPVYELMGGQVHERLRSYTYLYPPEGDVYPDPDTPNVYNDPDIAAEVALQRVEQGFTAVKFDPAGPYTIYDGHQPRMQDLERSELFVKRIREAVGTRADLLFGTHGQFTVSGAKRMARRLEPYEPLWFEEPVPPENPADMAEVARFTSVPISTGERLCTKHEFARVLEAGAASILQMDLGRVGGLLEAKKIASMAETRQAQIAPHLYCGPVVAAANIQIATCSPNFLILESIGTFEGPYMSCLKSSISWEEGYVIPSTEPGLGVELDDAAIAASPYTGTELHLELAQQPVVQ